Proteins found in one Bacteroidales bacterium WCE2008 genomic segment:
- a CDS encoding elongation factor Ts, whose translation MEITAKDVMKLRQMTSAGMMDCKKALIEAEGDFNKAVEIIREKGKLVAAKRADRETTEGAVLARIDGNKAVLVCLGCETDFVSATPDFKALANEIADAAIKSFPADAEGLKAAPCTNGHTVEEEISAQTGKTGEKHVLACYETLEAPFVAQYIHFNGKLGALVAFNKEVPAEVGKNVAMQVTSMNPVAVNKAECPQAVIDQEKAVAIQKTKEELVKKAVEAALKKVGINPAHVDSEDHIESNTAKGWLTAEQAAQAREIIKTVGEEKAASLPEQMVENIANGRVQKFFKEQTLEEQDFVWDNKISVAQYIQAADKEAKVVAFKRFSLSD comes from the coding sequence ATGGAAATTACAGCTAAAGACGTAATGAAACTGCGTCAGATGACCAGCGCTGGAATGATGGACTGCAAGAAGGCTCTTATCGAGGCTGAAGGCGACTTCAACAAGGCTGTTGAGATCATCCGTGAGAAAGGTAAGCTCGTTGCTGCAAAGCGTGCTGACCGTGAGACCACAGAAGGTGCCGTTCTTGCCCGCATCGACGGCAACAAGGCTGTCCTCGTATGCCTCGGCTGCGAAACAGACTTCGTTTCTGCTACTCCTGACTTCAAGGCTCTTGCAAATGAGATTGCTGACGCTGCTATCAAGTCTTTCCCTGCAGACGCAGAAGGCCTCAAGGCTGCTCCATGCACCAATGGCCACACTGTAGAGGAGGAGATCTCTGCTCAGACCGGTAAGACCGGTGAGAAGCATGTTCTTGCATGCTATGAGACTCTCGAGGCTCCATTCGTAGCTCAGTACATCCACTTCAACGGTAAGCTCGGTGCGCTTGTTGCTTTCAACAAGGAGGTTCCTGCAGAGGTCGGCAAGAATGTCGCAATGCAGGTTACTTCTATGAACCCTGTAGCTGTTAACAAGGCTGAGTGCCCTCAGGCTGTTATCGACCAGGAGAAGGCAGTTGCTATCCAGAAGACCAAGGAAGAGCTCGTGAAGAAGGCTGTTGAGGCCGCTCTCAAGAAAGTCGGCATCAACCCGGCTCATGTTGACAGCGAGGATCATATCGAGTCCAATACCGCTAAGGGTTGGCTTACTGCTGAGCAGGCTGCTCAGGCTCGTGAGATCATCAAGACTGTCGGCGAGGAGAAGGCTGCTTCTCTTCCTGAGCAGATGGTCGAGAACATCGCCAATGGTCGTGTTCAGAAGTTCTTCAAGGAGCAGACTCTCGAGGAGCAGGATTTCGTATGGGACAACAAGATTTCTGTTGCCCAGTACATCCAGGCTGCTGACAAGGAAGCTAAGGTCGTTGCTTTCAAGAGATTCTCTCTCAGCGACTAA
- a CDS encoding SSU ribosomal protein S2P, with translation MLDAGAHFGHLARKWNPKMAPYIFDQKNGIHIIDLHKSIVKIDEAADMMKELARSGRKILFVATKKQAKEIVSEKADSVNMPSVTERWPGGMLTNFPTIRKAVKKMNTIDKMKEDGTYDKLAKRERLQIDRQRAKLEKNLGSIKDMSRLPSALFVVDVQKEANAVKEANRLNIPVIAMVDTCCDPTPIDYVIPANDDAAKSIEYITGVLCAAIQEGLNERKLEKEKEVEVAPAEEKPAGRKLRSRKNAKSEEEAVEAPVAEAPAAEEAKAE, from the coding sequence TTGCTCGATGCAGGTGCACACTTCGGCCATCTCGCCCGTAAGTGGAATCCTAAGATGGCCCCATATATCTTCGATCAGAAGAACGGGATCCATATCATAGACCTGCACAAGAGTATTGTCAAGATTGACGAGGCTGCAGATATGATGAAGGAGCTTGCACGCTCTGGTCGCAAGATCCTTTTTGTAGCCACCAAGAAACAGGCAAAGGAAATCGTGTCTGAAAAGGCCGATTCAGTAAATATGCCTTCAGTAACAGAAAGATGGCCGGGCGGTATGCTTACCAACTTCCCAACCATCCGTAAGGCTGTCAAGAAGATGAATACCATCGACAAGATGAAAGAGGATGGTACTTATGACAAGCTCGCAAAGCGTGAGCGTCTTCAGATTGACCGCCAGAGAGCAAAGCTCGAGAAGAACCTCGGTTCCATCAAGGACATGAGCCGTCTTCCTTCAGCACTTTTCGTAGTTGACGTACAGAAAGAGGCCAATGCCGTTAAAGAGGCAAACCGTCTCAACATCCCGGTTATCGCTATGGTTGATACATGTTGCGATCCTACCCCGATTGATTATGTGATTCCGGCAAATGACGATGCCGCAAAGTCTATCGAATACATCACCGGTGTTCTTTGCGCTGCCATCCAGGAGGGATTGAACGAAAGGAAGCTTGAAAAGGAGAAAGAGGTCGAGGTTGCTCCTGCAGAGGAGAAGCCAGCAGGCAGAAAGCTCCGCTCTCGTAAGAATGCCAAGTCTGAGGAGGAGGCCGTTGAGGCTCCTGTAGCTGAGGCTCCGGCAGCTGAAGAGGCAAAAGCTGAATAA
- a CDS encoding small subunit ribosomal protein S9, which translates to MEKTVNALGRRKSAVARVYLTPGKGNVTINGRDVKEYFSEDALVYIVNQPFAVTGTEGQFDVKANLDGGGVKGQAEALRLGIARALCEADKEAYRSTLKAAGFLTRDAREVERKKPGQPGARRRFQFSKR; encoded by the coding sequence ATGGAAAAAACAGTAAACGCCCTTGGAAGACGTAAATCAGCTGTGGCTCGTGTTTATCTGACACCTGGCAAAGGTAACGTTACAATCAACGGCCGTGACGTCAAGGAGTATTTCTCCGAGGACGCTCTCGTCTACATTGTAAACCAGCCTTTCGCAGTTACAGGTACAGAAGGTCAGTTTGACGTAAAGGCTAACCTCGACGGAGGTGGAGTCAAAGGTCAGGCAGAAGCTTTGAGACTCGGTATCGCCCGCGCACTTTGCGAGGCCGATAAAGAGGCTTACCGCTCTACCCTCAAGGCCGCCGGCTTCCTTACCCGTGACGCCCGTGAGGTCGAGAGGAAGAAGCCTGGTCAGCCTGGTGCACGTCGCCGCTTCCAGTTCAGTAAGCGTTAA
- a CDS encoding LSU ribosomal protein L13P, which yields MDTQSYKTVSLNKATVNKEWVVIDATDLALGRLASRVALVLRGKNKAGYTPNVDCGDNVIVVNAEKVALKGNKMTERVYVRYTGYPGGQRFTTPAEILRKRPTELVRRAVKGMLPKTRLGDKLINNLFIYAGPEHPHQAQNPKSIKLNEI from the coding sequence GTGGACACACAAAGTTACAAGACAGTATCCCTTAACAAGGCAACTGTAAACAAAGAGTGGGTCGTCATTGATGCAACTGATCTTGCGCTCGGTCGCCTCGCCTCACGCGTTGCTCTTGTCCTCCGTGGCAAGAACAAAGCCGGCTATACTCCGAACGTTGACTGCGGTGACAATGTTATCGTAGTAAACGCTGAGAAGGTAGCTCTCAAGGGCAATAAGATGACCGAACGTGTCTATGTTCGCTACACCGGTTATCCGGGTGGACAGCGCTTCACGACACCGGCCGAGATCCTTCGCAAAAGACCTACTGAGCTGGTCAGGAGAGCAGTAAAGGGTATGCTCCCTAAGACCCGTCTTGGTGACAAGCTCATCAACAACCTGTTCATTTACGCAGGTCCTGAGCATCCTCACCAGGCACAGAACCCTAAATCAATCAAGTTGAACGAAATTTAA
- a CDS encoding 6-phosphofructokinase, whose translation MKEIKTVAVLTSGGDAPGMNACIRAITRAAIFNNMKVIAVYRGYEGLINGEFEEFTSSSVSNTIQRGGTILKTSRSQEFLDPEGRKKAYDNMVANHIDALIVIGGNGSLTGAQLFAREYDIPIIGLPGTIDNDLYGTDHTIGYDTALNTIVDCVDKIRDTANSHDRIFFVEVMGRDAGFLAQNSAIASGAEAAIIPEDKTDVDQLAEFIGRGMRKSKNSSIVIVSESQKDGSGGALYYADRVRKEFPQYKVQVTILGHLQRGGTPSAYDRILASRLGYASIEALIEGQRNIMVGISNDEIVYVPIQRAIKMDKPIKKELIDVLAVLSM comes from the coding sequence ATGAAAGAAATCAAGACTGTGGCTGTCCTTACTTCAGGCGGGGATGCCCCGGGAATGAACGCCTGCATAAGAGCCATCACCCGTGCTGCCATTTTCAATAATATGAAGGTGATAGCGGTCTACAGAGGATACGAAGGCCTTATCAACGGCGAATTCGAAGAATTCACTTCTTCCAGCGTCAGCAATACGATCCAGCGCGGAGGTACCATACTGAAGACCTCCCGCAGCCAGGAATTCCTGGACCCTGAAGGCCGTAAGAAAGCCTACGACAACATGGTCGCCAACCACATCGACGCCCTCATCGTAATCGGCGGCAACGGCTCCCTGACCGGCGCCCAGCTCTTCGCACGCGAGTACGACATCCCGATAATCGGACTTCCGGGCACGATCGACAACGACCTTTATGGTACTGACCATACAATCGGCTACGACACCGCCCTCAATACCATCGTAGACTGTGTCGACAAGATCCGCGACACCGCCAACTCCCACGACCGTATCTTCTTCGTCGAAGTCATGGGCCGTGACGCCGGCTTCCTCGCCCAGAACAGCGCCATCGCTTCCGGAGCCGAGGCTGCGATCATTCCTGAGGACAAGACCGACGTCGACCAGCTTGCCGAGTTCATCGGCAGAGGCATGAGAAAGAGCAAGAACAGCTCCATAGTCATAGTATCCGAGAGCCAGAAGGACGGCTCCGGCGGCGCTCTCTACTACGCCGACCGCGTACGCAAGGAGTTCCCTCAGTACAAGGTGCAGGTAACCATTCTCGGACATCTCCAGCGCGGAGGCACTCCGAGCGCATACGACCGAATCCTCGCGTCCCGTCTCGGATATGCAAGCATAGAGGCTCTCATTGAAGGTCAACGCAATATCATGGTCGGAATCTCCAATGACGAGATTGTCTATGTCCCGATCCAGAGAGCGATCAAGATGGACAAGCCGATCAAGAAAGAGCTCATTGATGTACTGGCTGTTCTCTCTATGTAA
- a CDS encoding phosphopantetheine--protein transferase domain-containing protein, with amino-acid sequence MGLYLKKKLENDATIGVWQITESEEELIALSATPSDEMEEISFISNESQRKQRLAVRALLCELFDDKVYLSHHDNGKPYLENMVTNISITHTEKYVAVILHDEEDVGIDIESLDRDFSAVEKRALSEDEIEDLDDERRNEQLAIYWCAKEAIFKRVSAYNVNFAEQIELERFHPRGEGELEATFIHKDGYEEDFELEYMTFDRHVLVWVVG; translated from the coding sequence ATGGGACTATATTTAAAGAAGAAACTTGAAAATGATGCGACAATTGGCGTCTGGCAAATTACAGAGTCCGAAGAGGAGCTTATTGCCTTGAGCGCCACTCCGTCCGACGAGATGGAGGAGATATCATTTATCAGCAACGAATCGCAGCGCAAGCAGCGCCTTGCGGTCCGCGCCCTTCTGTGCGAACTATTTGATGATAAGGTATATCTGAGCCACCATGACAACGGCAAGCCTTATCTCGAAAATATGGTGACGAACATAAGCATCACCCATACTGAAAAGTATGTTGCCGTCATCCTTCACGATGAAGAAGATGTCGGAATTGATATCGAATCCCTCGACAGGGATTTCTCTGCAGTCGAGAAGCGCGCCCTCTCCGAAGACGAGATCGAAGACCTTGACGACGAGCGCAGAAACGAGCAGCTCGCCATCTACTGGTGTGCTAAAGAAGCAATCTTCAAACGCGTCTCGGCTTATAACGTCAACTTCGCCGAGCAGATCGAACTCGAAAGATTCCACCCTCGCGGCGAAGGCGAACTCGAAGCTACCTTTATCCATAAGGATGGATACGAAGAGGACTTCGAGCTCGAATACATGACTTTCGACAGGCATGTGCTTGTCTGGGTAGTCGGTTAA
- a CDS encoding malate dehydrogenase, which translates to MGFLTNEKLLIVGAAGMIGSNMAQTAMMLKLTPNICLYDIYEPGLKGVVAEMNHCAFEGVNLTWTSDPAVAFKDAKYIISSGGAPRKAGMTREDLLKGNCEIAEEFGKNVKKYCPDVKHVVVIFNPADLTGLVVLLHSGLKPEQVTTLAALDSTRLQTALAEEFGVQQSKVTGSYTYGGHGEAMAVFASKVKIDGKPLAECGLSAERFEQIKHDTIQGGAKIIELRGRSSFQSPAYNAVKMIEAAMGGDKFTWPAGTYVCNDMFQNVMMAMPTVIDAAGVHYTNPEGTAEEMAALQASYKHLCEMRDEIVTLGIIPAVADWKKSNPNL; encoded by the coding sequence ATGGGATTTTTAACAAATGAGAAACTCCTCATTGTCGGTGCAGCCGGAATGATCGGTTCCAACATGGCCCAGACAGCCATGATGCTCAAGCTTACCCCAAACATCTGCCTCTACGATATCTACGAGCCGGGTCTTAAGGGTGTTGTCGCTGAAATGAATCACTGCGCTTTTGAGGGTGTTAACCTTACTTGGACTTCTGATCCTGCCGTTGCTTTCAAGGACGCCAAATACATCATCTCTTCAGGTGGAGCACCTCGTAAAGCTGGTATGACCCGTGAGGACCTCCTTAAGGGTAACTGCGAAATCGCAGAGGAATTCGGTAAGAATGTAAAGAAATATTGCCCGGACGTCAAGCACGTTGTAGTTATCTTCAACCCTGCTGACCTTACCGGTCTTGTAGTACTCCTCCACTCAGGTCTCAAGCCAGAGCAGGTTACTACTCTCGCAGCTCTTGACTCAACCCGTCTCCAGACTGCCCTTGCAGAGGAATTCGGCGTACAGCAGAGCAAGGTTACCGGTTCTTACACCTATGGTGGCCACGGCGAGGCTATGGCAGTATTCGCTTCAAAGGTAAAGATCGACGGCAAGCCGCTCGCAGAGTGCGGACTTTCTGCCGAGAGATTCGAGCAGATCAAGCATGACACTATCCAGGGTGGCGCAAAGATCATCGAGCTCCGCGGACGTTCTTCATTCCAGAGCCCTGCTTACAACGCTGTCAAGATGATCGAGGCTGCAATGGGCGGTGACAAGTTCACATGGCCTGCAGGTACCTACGTATGCAACGATATGTTCCAGAATGTAATGATGGCCATGCCTACCGTCATCGACGCTGCCGGCGTACATTACACCAACCCTGAGGGCACAGCCGAGGAAATGGCTGCTCTCCAGGCTTCATACAAGCACCTCTGCGAGATGCGTGACGAGATCGTTACCCTCGGCATCATCCCTGCAGTAGCTGACTGGAAGAAATCAAACCCTAACCTCTAA
- a CDS encoding Septal ring factor EnvC, activator of murein hydrolases AmiA and AmiB: MTRGARVITVLLSGLMLLGGGFMAIAQDTKVQEDKKARLENEIRIIDRQLRDVSSRSASATSKLTLLRKQISNRKALIQESDKDIRSLNRQITEKNKEVAIIQGRLDTLSVHYTRLVRSAYKNRDSRVWYMYVLASDNVSQAFRRIGYLKNMSSQMDVQARKIREAKAKLEEETAKLTELRDQARELRRKRQEEMNSLQKEETQSDKIVRDLQRQKSQYQKELAAKRKQVEALNREIERIIREATRGTSTGKGGKSKTVVDEALNAQFAQNKGKLPWPADGPVVDKFGQHYHPVYKNVKLPFNNGIGIALAPGTKVQAVFDGVVKQIVVMPGYNQCVLVQHGNYFSFYCKLSSVNVKSGDKVKTGQVIGTVDTISGETQLHFQIWNKTTPQNPELWLK; encoded by the coding sequence ATGACAAGAGGCGCCAGGGTCATAACGGTTCTGTTGTCCGGGCTTATGCTCCTGGGCGGCGGATTTATGGCCATTGCGCAGGATACGAAGGTCCAGGAGGACAAGAAGGCCAGACTCGAAAATGAGATAAGGATCATAGACCGGCAGCTCCGGGACGTCAGCTCCAGGAGCGCCAGCGCGACTTCGAAGCTGACCCTGCTCCGGAAACAGATTTCCAACAGAAAGGCTCTTATCCAGGAGAGCGACAAGGATATCCGTTCGCTGAACCGCCAGATTACGGAAAAGAACAAGGAGGTCGCCATTATCCAGGGCCGCCTCGACACTCTCAGCGTCCATTATACCAGACTGGTCCGCAGCGCTTACAAGAACCGCGACTCGCGCGTATGGTATATGTATGTGCTGGCGTCCGACAACGTCAGCCAGGCTTTCCGCCGCATCGGATATCTCAAGAACATGTCTTCGCAGATGGACGTCCAGGCCCGCAAGATCCGCGAGGCCAAGGCCAAGCTTGAAGAGGAGACAGCCAAGCTTACGGAACTGAGGGACCAGGCGCGGGAGCTGAGGCGCAAGCGTCAGGAGGAGATGAATTCTCTCCAGAAAGAAGAGACCCAGAGCGACAAGATTGTAAGGGATCTGCAGCGTCAGAAGAGTCAGTATCAGAAGGAGCTTGCAGCCAAGCGCAAGCAAGTCGAGGCCCTGAACCGGGAGATCGAAAGGATCATACGTGAGGCGACGAGGGGAACTTCGACCGGTAAGGGAGGCAAGTCCAAGACTGTTGTCGACGAGGCTCTCAATGCTCAGTTCGCCCAGAATAAGGGTAAGCTTCCATGGCCGGCAGACGGTCCTGTCGTGGACAAGTTCGGCCAGCATTACCACCCTGTATATAAGAATGTCAAGCTGCCGTTCAACAACGGTATCGGAATCGCGCTTGCCCCGGGAACCAAGGTGCAGGCCGTATTTGACGGCGTTGTCAAGCAGATAGTCGTCATGCCTGGATACAACCAGTGCGTGCTCGTGCAGCATGGTAACTACTTCTCGTTCTATTGCAAGCTCAGCTCGGTCAATGTCAAGTCTGGCGACAAGGTGAAGACAGGCCAGGTAATCGGCACCGTCGATACCATCTCCGGCGAAACCCAGCTCCACTTCCAGATTTGGAACAAGACCACGCCTCAGAACCCTGAGCTCTGGCTGAAGTAG